From the genome of Liolophura sinensis isolate JHLJ2023 chromosome 5, CUHK_Ljap_v2, whole genome shotgun sequence:
ATTTCATCATTTTAGGTGGTTGGGGTGGGTATCACCTGGGTCTGCACCTGCTGAGCTGGTCTTATTCAAGATTACTCTCAGTATGGCTGTTGTTTGAATCATGTGAGACATGTTTTTCTGCTTTGTGTTGCAGAAGAGGTGTCTACGGACGAGCCAGATTATTTGAGCCCAGACAGTGCACAGCGGGATCGTCTTCGTCACCAGGTAGAGGGATTACGAAGAGACATCACCAGAATTATCACCTTCTCAAATGATGATTTACAGGTATGTCATCTTGTCACCTTTCTGAATCATGACGTACAGAACTTTTTCAACTTTAAATGAGTATATGGGAATGAGTGGTGGCTTGGACACACAAGCatgcaggttcaatcccggtcttggacagggaatttgttgaTTCTTCcaaggccttggtgacagtgagTGGCTGGTTGCCCTTTTGTGACCATTACACAGTCCAGTGTTAGTTAAAGGcactttgtcttccaccaatatggggtccatatctgtatgtcaaacACGGGCACATTCGTCAGAAATTTGGCTTCaatttccttcactcataaaactgacggcATTtagcatcaatgaaataaataaataaataaataaaatggatgCAGTGTGATCTACTTGAAGAACAAAGTCGGGTTTGTTTTGTTGACTTtcaattttgttgttttacttttcaCGCTGAAGGATACTTAAAACCATGCCTGTTGTAGAGTGTGATTGATATGACCGTGGATGAACTATGCAGCCTGCTGCAGGACACCCGTGACTTTGCACAGTCGCTACAGTCAGCCTGTCAGCGACACCTGGATGAGAGACAACAGACAGCCGAGGCCATTGATCTACTGAGACTGTACCACAAGGCTCGCCAGTTCAGTCCTTATGTGGGTGGGGAATCAGACACAAAGAAGCGGAAAGTCACACCTTCAACATAGTCACACCCTCAGCTTACAATAATCAAGTTGATATCACACATTGTTCATAGCTTTACGTACACCAGGTCTATTCCAAAAAGGGAATTCTGActtaaaattaaatatgtaattGAAGAACTTAAATTTTAACCAAATGAGTTAAAATTAAGACCATTTAACAAAAGgtaaaagaaatatatcaaaatttgaGCCCCATGGGCCttaaaatacataataatatcaAGATTTTAAGCTTTGACTATAGTTAAACGATCACTTTGTGAATTGCGCCCCAGAAGCTGATTTTCTTTTGCTAAACAGCCTCTTGtgtcacatttttaatttcttttatttcctaACGTTGGATGTGATTCAGGTTTAAGTGTTTACAAATGCTTCAACTCTTACCATTCTGGTCAAACCAGAAATGTTAAGTGTAATGCAGACACCGTTGCTTCCTGCATCAGTTACAAAGAAGCTGCTTACTGAGTGGAAGAAGGACAGTACCTATTTTCTGGCTTCTCAGCAGTATTATGTTAGAATGTTTACCATGTACTTCACCAAAAGTCTACATGAtgttatattgtatgtatatattcttggGCTTTTGGGCCATACTTCttgtgtgtcttcttgtggcagggtgaatcCGTGtctctgtcacattatactgacgccaggccaaccagtcgtttcCTTGCTCAAACCCTTCAATGCTGAGTATTGAGAGCCAGTGGAGACAGCAGCATGTATCGTTTTAAAACCTTTGGTGTCACCCAACCCAGTTTTGATCGTTGTTCTCCTGACTTCAAGACAGACACTCTAACCTTGAGGCCACCAAAGTTCTTTGTTATATGATAGTAGCAGCTACACTGTGTAAGTCTGATACATGTTCGTGTGTTGTCAAATGACGTTTTTCGTTTCATGCCCTCTCAGGATCATCATTCTCCCGTCTCTCacatttaacttttcatgtagCCTCAAAGGCAGACTCTTCCTTGAATCCCATCTGGCTGGTTGCATATAGATACAGGTAGTTTGGTGCGTGCATGCTGCAGATTTTCACCTTTGACGTTGTGAATTCTATTCTGTCTCATGTCCGGTTTTTAGAGTTTTccaattcaaataaatgtcataacaTTGTGATTGCTGAGTATAAAGTGGTTTTACAGTAGTTTTTTCTATTGCTGTTAGATTCGGGTTGATTTGTCTTTGACATATGTGTGATCGAACATCAATTCATAAAGAAAATTCTAAAGGCCAGCCGTATGATTTTGTATGTGTGAAGCCTTCAGCATTCCAAGGTGTGAAAGTTCAATTCATAATCATTTAAAGTTATCATGTACATGGTTGTGTATTGCGAAGAAGCACATTTGTAGGGTTTGTTTTGGAAGGAATATTTGGAGTtgagctggaaaaaaaaagattttatggCAGCATAACTGCAACATTGAcctgtttatacatacatattacttGTAATTGGAGATTCACTTAAATGGCTTGTGTAAATCCATGCAAGAACTCAGCTTTTTAGCTTTAAACATGGTAAGGGGATGTTCAGTGTGCTGACTCGCGCCATATTATTAGGTTCCAGACTGCCCTTATCCAATGAGGTTGCGTGTGCCAATCCAGCAGTTTTGAAGTCAGTAGGCTTATCATGTCCAATGGCCAAGGTGTCTGGTTTTTGTTCAAGGTTCTAAAGAAGTAAATATCTGGTATTTTAGCTGCCTGATTCCATACAATCTTTAGAATTGACCaatattataaacatattttatattacacattttatatatgattatttgtataataatgtacaCTTGTTCATTGAGAATGAGTTTTGTTACATATATTCTTTTATACTGTTAAATGCTAGGTGCAAATTTTTTATGTTCTATGTAGGTCAAGCTACATGCTATCTGCAGGTTTGATTTTAATAAACATTCCGATTTAGGAAATggaatattttctgtttttatgtacatgataaTAAGCATAGAGCAAAACTCTACTCTACGCCGGATACCCTGGCTCAATCCTGACTCGGCGATGGTAAGTGACTAGAACGCCCGTCTCCCACGCAGGACCCCCTGGCTCAATCCTGACTCGGCGATGGTTTAGTGGCTAGAACGCCCGCCTGGCGCGCCGCACGCTCTGGCTCAATCCTGACGCGGCGGTGGCTTAGTGACTAGAACGCCCGTCTCGCACTCAGGATCCCCTGGCTCAATCCTGACTCGGCGATGGTTAAGTGACTAGAACGCCCGTCTCGCACGCAGGTTCCCCTGGCTCAATCCTGACTCGGCGATGGTTTAGTGACTAGAACGTCCTCCTCGCACGCCGCTTACCCTGGCTCAATCTTGACTCGGCGATGGTTAAGTGACTAGAACGCCCGTCTCGCACTCAGGATCCCCTGGCTCAATCCTGACTCGGCGATGGTTTAGTGACTAGAACGTCCTCCTCGCACGCCGCTTACCCTGGCTCAATCCTGAATCGGCGATGTTTTAGTGACGAGAAGGACCGCCTTGCACGTTGGATGCCCTGGCTCAACCCTGACTCGGCGATGGTTTAGTAACTAGAACGCCCTCCTTGCACGCCGGATACGTACCCTGGCTCAGTCCTGACTTGGCGATGTTTTAGTGACTAGGACACACGCCTCGCACGCCAGATACCCTGGCTCAATCCTGACTAGGCGATGGCATAGTGACTAGAATGTTCTCCTCGTACGCGGGATACACGGGCTCAGTCCTTACACACGATTTCACGGTTGGTTGCCTTTTTGAGCTGAATGCGTGCAGCATAATGTTCAGAGACAGATCATGTGAGAGCGACAACTGGCCCGATCACCACTTGCAGTCTGGGTTGTGCACGGATCGGACCAGTTTTCAAGCTTGATCTGAAGCTCCACAAAGTGGTTCTACACAGTGTTCTGTCAAGATCGAACAGCAGTTTATGTCATTGCACATAAACCACAGTTTGACAGACCCATGGACGAAGATACTGATGGCCGGAGAGACACGTTGACAGATATTCAGACAGGGGGGCAGATCCAATTAATATCATTCTTTTTTGTTAAAGCGAGTGGTAATAAAAAACCCAAAACGGCAATAGCTTTGAAATAGATAACACATGTCTATATGGCTTTTACATGTGGCACGTGATACATCCGGCCAGCTGACGTACTAATTAGTCGAAGTACATTTCATATCGCTGGCACGCTTCGGCTGTACACCTGGGGCACAGCATAACTCCCATCTTCAAAGATTCGGGTGTACCTAGCTCCGGACATGGTGCTCCGGTCCTCGATTTTGAGGGTAGCCGCATTAAGCGTGGGGTGTGTCACTAATCTACTGTGGGGTTCGGCAATTACCTATCCACTTTATGCAAACTCGCTGCAGAGCCAGTTTAACTTCACAGAACGGACAGGTGGGTTGACCATTCaatgttatattataatatatattatattattttttgtatgtatCTATATTTATTACATCTGCTGAGATGCAATTCGCTTACACTTTACAGAAGGGGCAAGCAAACAGAGAATTCActgaacattttcatttattttacgccgtactcaagaatatttcatctatacgacGGTGGCCCACATTATGCTGACAGAGAGGAAGTGGATTGAATTCAccgcgaccacactggtgagaggctcttgggtcaatGCGCCGCGCTGTCACGCTTTCCACCTCGGTCACACAGGCCCCTTTTAatttatgcatgtgtatgtattaatGAATGTATACATCAACGCCACCCCAGTCAGTGTAATGGGTTTATCTCATACACAATGAAAAGTTTCTTGAGCACGATGTTAAAGATAAGTCAGTGGTTTGTTAGATGCCTGACAAGATGGTGCCGGTTTCTCCAGACCTCTATCCCATTTTTTTCGGCCATAAACTTTGCTGTCACCTGatttatgtatgaattattcttaaacaaaaagtaaatatttaaataactgAATGAAGGTTTTGCAAATTCGATATCTTTTCCTTAGCTATTAGTGGGTCACAAATTGAACAATTAGAGGATAAGAGAATGGATGGTGACGCCATGTCTTGTAAAGCAAAACGACTTCGATTGAAGAGACTGGAAAGCTTAATGGAGTTGAATATTACCTTTTATAGTCGATTTATGTACATCGACCTCAGAACAGGCCATACAAATGTAGGAAAAGGGACAGAGCCTGttagaaacccacgaccatccgcaggttgttgccagaccttccctgatacggccggagaggaggccagcaagaactcacaacgaccgcattggtgagaggctcctgggccattgtgccCAGCTGGCATGCTAAATACCTCGACCACAGAGACTCcctaaatgaataaatgaatgaatgaatgaataaataaataaataaacttgttgGCTCAGTTGTATAATTCGCCATTCTCGCTGTAGAAGACAGATTCCTCAGTATAATGAAGAAGATATTCTGTATTCAAATCCGGCTCTCGCTGTATTGACTTCAGCTGTATGTAAATCATTGGGTAACTGAAGAAGAAGTTGTTTCCGTTGAGTTTACCaggtagccatattggagtcctgTTAACATGGGCTGCTATAGCCACAGTGCTCCAATATGGCTACCAGAAGTGGGTCATGCAACTCCTCTATAGATCGGAGTGTTTATAAGTGACACGCCAGGCCTAGTCAACATCGCGCGACATTTTATGACAATCTAAGTAATACACGATTGAAGGAAAATACTAAAACAATAGACCTCCCTCTGAGCAAGGTAATATAGAACAATACTGAAACATCTGACCTTCTACCTGAACAAGGTAAGATAGAGCAATACTGCAATtactgaccccccccccccaacaaggTTAGATAGAACAATACTGAAACTATAATGACCTACGCCCTGTACAAGGTAAGATAGAACAATATTGAAACTAAGGACCTCCCTCTGAACTAGGTACGATAGAACAATATTGAAACTGCTGACGTCCCCCTCAGCAAGGTAAGATAGAACAATACTGAAACTGCTGACCTCCCCCTGAGCAAGGTAAGATAGAACAATACTGAACTACTGACCTCCCCCTGAGCAAGGTAACCGAAACTTCTGACCTCACCAGAACAAGGTAAGATAGAACAATACTGAAACAGCTGACCTCACCAGAACTAGGTACGATAGAACAATACTGAAACTGCTGTTAATATATAATAACATTGAAACTACCGACCTCCTCCTGAGCAAGGTAAGATACAACAATACTGAAACTGGTGCCTCCCCTAAACAAAGTTAAGGTAGAGCAATTAATACCGAAGCTTTTTATCTCCCCGTTCCCCCAATAGAACAACGTGGGATAGTATTGGAACTAGCCAGTATCCCCCGCTGAACAAGACAAGCTGTTAcgcatgtatgtgaaatacgGGCATGGACTGGGGATTTATGGAGTCCCGATCGCCGATTTAAACGGGGACTCCGATTACCGCCACACATAGAACTCTCTGCTATCACTTGTATAAAATATTGTGACAAATATTAGAGTATATGGCATTACACAATAACCAATAACCTTTATGTCAAataagagtatttatttataaaggttatTTACTGATCTCATTATCATATCTAAGACTGACCccttttttaaaagtttaaccGACCCCGTTATCAAAGGTTTAAAAGACTTCATTATCAAATCTTTGATTTGCCCCGTTATCAAAGGTTTAACTGACCTCATTATCAACGTATAACTGACCctttatcaaatgtcttaactgatgtcattgtcaatatttttttccactgaTGTCAATATCAAAGGTTTATATGATTTCATAATCCAATATTTGACTGATGACATTATCAAAGATTTGACTGACCTCATTATCAAATCTTTGACTGACTCCATTATCAAATTGTTGACGGACTCCATTATTAAAGCTTTAACTGCCCTCATTATCAAAGCTTTAAC
Proteins encoded in this window:
- the LOC135465789 gene encoding DNA fragmentation factor subunit alpha-like, which produces MASSTGKPYKVWNKDRSLKKALTAHSLEEVISKGKTKLGLRSEAPVKLVLNEDGTEIDEEDYFTFLPNNTTFLLMSPDDKWRPEGCEEVSTDEPDYLSPDSAQRDRLRHQVEGLRRDITRIITFSNDDLQSVIDMTVDELCSLLQDTRDFAQSLQSACQRHLDERQQTAEAIDLLRLYHKARQFSPYVGGESDTKKRKVTPST